One Pseudomonas sp. MM213 genomic window, GTCTGCAAGCGTCTAGCTTGCCCCATCATTTCGGGCATTGAGTTGACTAGGGAAGTTGCTATTGCATGTGGCGTGAAACCAAAATTCTGCTGATTGATGACGATAGCGTCCGCCGCCGCGACCTGGCGGTGATTTTAAATTTTCTTGGCGAAGAAAATTTACCCTGCGGTAGCCATGACTGGCAGCAGGCTGTCGGCTCTTTGTCATCAAGTCGTGAAGTGATCTGTGTCCTCATCGGGACGGTCAATGCTCCTGGTGCACTTCCGGGCTTGTTAAAGACACTCTCTACCTGGGATGAGTTCCTTCCGGTTTTGTTAATGGGCGATAATTCTTCCGTTGACTTGCCAGAAGACCAGCGTCGCCGAGTGCTTTCGACCCTCGAAATGCCACCCAGCTACAGCAAACTGCTCGATTCGCTGCACCGTGCCCAGGTCTATCGCGAGATGTACGACCAGGCCCGCGAGCGCGGTCGTCATCGCGAGCCCAACCTTTTCCGCAGTCTTGTCGGCACCAGCCGGGCGATTCAACACGTCCGTCAGATGATGCAGCAAGTAGCCGACACCGACGCCAGCGTGCTGATCCTCGGCGAGTCGGGGACTGGCAAGGAAGTGGTCGCGCGCAACCTGCACTACCATTCCAAGCGTCGTGACGCGCCGTTCGTCCCGGTCAACTGCGGGGCGATCCCGGCCGAGTTGCTGGAAAGCGAATTGTTCGGTCATGAGAAAGGCGCGTTCACCGGGGCGATCACCAGTCGCGCCGGGCGTTTTGAGCTGGCCAACGGCGGCACGCTGTTCCTCGACGAAATCGGCGACATGCCGCTGCCGATGCAGGTCAAGCTGCTGCGCGTGCTGCAGGAGCGCACTTTCGAACGCGTGGGCAGTAACAAGACCCAAAGCGTCGATGTGCGCATCATCGCGGCGACTCACAAGAATCTCGAAAGCATGATCGAGATCGGCACTTTCCGCGAAGACTTGTACTACCGCCTGAACGTGTTCCCGATCGAGATGGCACCATTGCGCGAACGTGTCGAAGACATTCCGCTGCTGATGAACGAGTTGATCTCGCGCATGGAGCACGAGAAGCGCGGTTCGATCCGTTTCAACTCCGCAGCGATCATGTCGCTGTGCCGTCACGGCTGGCCGGGCAACGTTCGCGAACTGGCCAACCTGGTGGAGCGCATGGCGATCATGCACCCGTACGGGGTGATCGGTGTGGTCGAGTTGCCGAAGAAATTCCGTTACGTCGATGACGAAGACGAGCAACTGGTCGATAGCCTGCGCAGCGATCTTGAAGAGCGCGTGGCCATCAACGGTCACACTCCGGACTTCACCGCCAACGCCATGCTGCCGCCGGAAGGCCTGGACCTGAAAGACTACCTCGGTGGTCTGGAACAGGGCCTGATCCAGCAGGCGCTGGATGATGCCAATGGCATCGTGGCGCGCGCTGCCGAGCGGTTGCGGATCCGTCGTACCACGCTGGTAGAGAAGATGCGCAAGTACGGCATGAGCCGTCGCGATGGTGATGAACAGGCGGATGATTGACGCCTGTTTTTCAAGTCGTTCATTTGTAGGCGGTTTTTTTTAGGCACGGGTATTGCTACATCCCTCGCAACGTTCCGTTTAACTGACGGTCAGCCAAGCGAGAGAGCCCGATGCCCCAAGCCGCCCAGATGTCTCCTGTCCCTGATGCTTCGGGACAAACGTCGTCCGTAGAGCAGGCAAGCCGGCTTGGCCTTGAGCAGGCTTTCGCGTTGTTCAACCAGATGTCCAGCCAGTTGACCGACTCCTACAGCATGCTCGAAGCCCGGGTCACCGAGCTCAAGGGCGAGCTGGCGGTGGTCAGCGCTCAGCGCATGCAGGAGCTGGCGGAAAAAGAACGCCTGGCCAACCGCCTGCAAAACCTCCTCGATCTATTGCCCGGCGGCGTTATCGTCATCGACGCCCAGGGCATCGTGCGTGAAGCCAACCCCGCTGCTTGTGAATTGCTCGGCCTGCCTCTCGAAGGCGAGCTGTGGCGTCATGTCATTGCCCGATGCTTCGCGCCGCGCGAAGACGACGGTCACGAAATCTCGCTCAAGGACGGTCGGCGTCTGTCGATCGCCACCCGCTCGCTGGATGCCGAGCCTGGCCAGTTGGTATTGCTCAACGACCTGACCGAAACCCGTCATCTGCAAGATCAACTGGCTCGCCACGAACGCCTGTCTTCCCTTGGTCGAATGGTCGCGTCGCTGGCTCACCAGATTCGTACGCCGCTGTCCGCCGCATTGCTTTACGCCAGTCATTTGACCGAGCAAGAACTGCCGGTTGCCACGCAGCAGCGTTTTGCCGGGCGCCTTAAAGAGCGTTTGCATGAGCTGGAGCATCAAGTGCGCGACATGCTGGTGTTCGCTCGTGGCGAGCTGCCACTGACCGATCGCGTCACGCCGAAAATGCTGATGCAATCCTTGCAGGCAGCGGCGCTGACCCATGTGCAGGATTTGCCGGTTCGCTGGCAGTGCGACAGTCATGCGGGTGAGCTGCTGTGCAATCGTGACACGCTGGTCGGGGCGATTCTCAATCTGATCGAGAACGCGATCCAGGCCAGTGCCGGCGACGTTCGCTTGAAAGTCCATCTCTACACCCGCGACAACAACCTGCGTGTCTGCGTCAGTGACAGCGGCAGCGGCATCGATACGAAAGTGCTGGCGCGTTTGGGTGAGCCATTTTTTACCACTAAAACCACCGGGACCGGCCTTGGCCTGACCGTGGTCAAGGCCGTGGCTCGTGCCCATCAGGGAGAATTGCAGCTGCACTCGCGGTTGGGTCGCGGCACCTGCGCGCAGGTGATTCTGCCGCTGTTTTCTGATGAAAAGCGCAGTGCTCAGGGAGTGGAGTGAACGACATGGGGATCAAGGTTTTGCTGGTCGAGGATGACCGCGCATTACGCGAAGCACTGACCGATACGTTGTTGCTCGCAGGGCATGACTACACAGCCGTGGGGTCGGCCGAAGAA contains:
- a CDS encoding sensor histidine kinase, coding for MPQAAQMSPVPDASGQTSSVEQASRLGLEQAFALFNQMSSQLTDSYSMLEARVTELKGELAVVSAQRMQELAEKERLANRLQNLLDLLPGGVIVIDAQGIVREANPAACELLGLPLEGELWRHVIARCFAPREDDGHEISLKDGRRLSIATRSLDAEPGQLVLLNDLTETRHLQDQLARHERLSSLGRMVASLAHQIRTPLSAALLYASHLTEQELPVATQQRFAGRLKERLHELEHQVRDMLVFARGELPLTDRVTPKMLMQSLQAAALTHVQDLPVRWQCDSHAGELLCNRDTLVGAILNLIENAIQASAGDVRLKVHLYTRDNNLRVCVSDSGSGIDTKVLARLGEPFFTTKTTGTGLGLTVVKAVARAHQGELQLHSRLGRGTCAQVILPLFSDEKRSAQGVE
- a CDS encoding sigma-54 dependent transcriptional regulator encodes the protein MWRETKILLIDDDSVRRRDLAVILNFLGEENLPCGSHDWQQAVGSLSSSREVICVLIGTVNAPGALPGLLKTLSTWDEFLPVLLMGDNSSVDLPEDQRRRVLSTLEMPPSYSKLLDSLHRAQVYREMYDQARERGRHREPNLFRSLVGTSRAIQHVRQMMQQVADTDASVLILGESGTGKEVVARNLHYHSKRRDAPFVPVNCGAIPAELLESELFGHEKGAFTGAITSRAGRFELANGGTLFLDEIGDMPLPMQVKLLRVLQERTFERVGSNKTQSVDVRIIAATHKNLESMIEIGTFREDLYYRLNVFPIEMAPLRERVEDIPLLMNELISRMEHEKRGSIRFNSAAIMSLCRHGWPGNVRELANLVERMAIMHPYGVIGVVELPKKFRYVDDEDEQLVDSLRSDLEERVAINGHTPDFTANAMLPPEGLDLKDYLGGLEQGLIQQALDDANGIVARAAERLRIRRTTLVEKMRKYGMSRRDGDEQADD